The Spirochaetota bacterium genome contains a region encoding:
- the lexA gene encoding transcriptional repressor LexA, with translation MKKDLTEKQENIFDFIKEAIRESGFPPTVREIGDRFGITPKGAYDHLKAIEKKGFIRCAQNKSRAIELLTDRVEVLRMDAVNIPLVGRIAAGAPLLAEENIEDYLSFPAPAFSGGDFFALKVKGDSMIDEGIHDGDVAIIRKQNTAQNGDIVAALIEDEATLKIFKKAGGKISLVPANSAYRPIVVNEVEVLGKLAGMFRRY, from the coding sequence ATGAAGAAAGACCTCACCGAGAAACAGGAAAATATTTTCGACTTTATAAAAGAGGCGATTCGCGAATCGGGCTTCCCGCCTACCGTGCGAGAGATAGGCGACCGTTTCGGAATTACGCCCAAGGGCGCCTATGACCACCTCAAGGCAATCGAGAAAAAGGGATTCATCCGGTGCGCGCAAAACAAGTCCCGAGCGATAGAGCTCCTGACTGACCGGGTAGAGGTGCTTCGAATGGATGCGGTCAATATTCCGCTGGTCGGAAGGATCGCCGCGGGCGCACCGCTTCTCGCCGAGGAGAACATCGAGGACTATCTCAGCTTCCCGGCCCCGGCCTTCAGCGGCGGTGATTTCTTCGCCCTCAAGGTGAAAGGCGATTCGATGATCGACGAGGGTATACACGACGGAGATGTCGCCATAATCAGAAAACAGAACACGGCGCAGAACGGCGATATCGTCGCCGCGCTCATAGAGGACGAGGCCACTCTTAAAATTTTCAAGAAGGCCGGTGGCAAAATCAGTCTCGTTCCGGCCAACAGTGCCTACCGACCGATCGTTGTGAACGAGGTTGAAGTGCTGGGAAAGCTTGCCGGTATGTTCAGGAGGTATTAA
- a CDS encoding adenylate/guanylate cyclase domain-containing protein — MLDATLLKDLTELLANNLTFPEIEIVGGYFFNKYDTHALEGISKTVTISPGRAARRLVQECIDGKKLEELIAFTVELDDNQLNGRTVRLAGLDNLLYTLSRSGHIYDHARRRLVKISEDANLMPNWGVLRDGKEYPLIIASMDICNNSKLVKKYGPKVMEKMYLDLWEFYKPKMRQYNARMWYWAGDGGILAFRDQNGGPVEAVSCCLEMIFSLSIYNCSPDKQIDELISMRIGLDAGKIKFFKKTGQIVSDVINYACHLEKSHADPNGISISGELYERLTPQLRYMFKKRDEFESRTAYSLTYNCDKALC; from the coding sequence ATGCTGGACGCCACCCTGCTGAAGGATCTTACCGAGCTTCTTGCCAACAATCTTACTTTTCCCGAAATAGAAATAGTCGGCGGATATTTTTTTAATAAGTATGACACTCACGCGCTCGAGGGCATCTCGAAGACCGTAACCATATCCCCGGGCAGGGCGGCCCGAAGGCTCGTGCAGGAGTGCATCGACGGGAAAAAGCTCGAGGAACTCATCGCCTTCACCGTCGAGCTCGATGACAACCAGCTCAACGGCCGAACGGTGAGGCTCGCGGGGCTCGACAATCTCCTCTATACGCTTTCACGTTCGGGGCACATCTACGACCACGCCCGCCGGAGGCTTGTAAAGATCAGCGAAGACGCCAACCTCATGCCGAACTGGGGGGTGCTCCGCGACGGCAAGGAATACCCGCTCATCATCGCGTCGATGGATATCTGCAATAACTCGAAGCTGGTTAAGAAATACGGCCCGAAAGTAATGGAAAAGATGTACCTCGACCTTTGGGAGTTTTACAAGCCGAAGATGCGACAGTATAACGCCCGGATGTGGTACTGGGCGGGCGACGGCGGCATACTCGCCTTCCGCGACCAGAACGGCGGGCCGGTGGAGGCGGTGAGCTGCTGCCTGGAAATGATATTTTCCCTCAGCATCTACAACTGTTCGCCGGACAAACAGATCGACGAGCTCATTTCAATGCGGATCGGCCTGGACGCGGGGAAGATCAAGTTCTTCAAAAAAACGGGACAGATCGTTTCGGACGTCATCAATTACGCGTGCCACCTCGAAAAGAGCCATGCCGATCCCAACGGGATCTCGATATCGGGCGAACTGTACGAGCGGCTTACTCCGCAGCTTCGCTATATGTTCAAAAAGAGAGACGAGTTCGAGTCGCGCACCGCTTATTCACTCACTTACAACTGTGACAAGGCCCTCTGCTGA
- a CDS encoding cyclase family protein, translated as MARKYIDLSIAIENGIPSDPPQMIPNIQYITHDEGAGQMIPFFPGIDPARDLPGGKGWALEMITLTTHSGTHLDAPWHYHPTMSGGLRALTIDEVPLEWCTGDGVKLDFREFPDGYLVTAADMEAAFSKMGYALKEGDIVLVNTGADACWGKGEYLIRGCGMGREATLWLCERGIRVVGTDAWSWDRPLPLIAQEFQKNGDSSIIWEGHFAGIERGYCHIEKLTNLDRLPPFGFTVFCFPVKIKEASAGWVRAVAVVEE; from the coding sequence ATGGCCCGTAAATACATCGACCTGAGTATCGCGATCGAGAACGGCATTCCGTCCGATCCGCCCCAGATGATCCCGAACATACAGTATATAACGCACGATGAGGGCGCCGGGCAGATGATCCCATTCTTCCCCGGCATCGACCCGGCCAGGGACCTTCCCGGAGGGAAGGGCTGGGCACTCGAGATGATCACGCTCACCACGCACTCGGGGACGCACCTCGACGCCCCCTGGCATTACCATCCCACGATGAGCGGCGGACTCAGGGCGCTCACCATCGACGAGGTGCCGCTTGAATGGTGCACGGGCGACGGCGTCAAACTTGATTTTCGGGAATTTCCCGACGGCTATCTCGTTACGGCCGCGGACATGGAGGCGGCGTTCTCAAAGATGGGTTATGCGCTCAAGGAAGGCGATATCGTGCTGGTGAATACCGGCGCCGACGCCTGCTGGGGCAAGGGGGAGTATCTTATCCGTGGATGCGGAATGGGGCGCGAGGCGACGCTGTGGCTCTGCGAGCGCGGCATACGCGTGGTGGGGACGGACGCCTGGAGCTGGGACCGGCCCCTGCCGCTCATCGCGCAGGAATTTCAGAAAAACGGCGATTCTTCGATTATCTGGGAAGGGCATTTTGCCGGCATAGAGCGGGGGTACTGCCATATCGAAAAGCTCACTAATCTGGACAGGCTCCCGCCCTTTGGTTTCACCGTGTTCTGCTTTCCGGTAAAAATTAAGGAAGCAAGCGCGGGATGGGTTCGGGCGGTCGCCGTTGTTGAGGAGTGA